Part of the Lolium rigidum isolate FL_2022 chromosome 6, APGP_CSIRO_Lrig_0.1, whole genome shotgun sequence genome, cataagataaaagcatgttgggtgaacaaattacagtcgggcaattgacaaatagagagggcataacaatgcacatacatgtcatgataagtatagtgagatttaattgggcattacgacaaagtacatagaccgccatccaactgcatctatgcctaaaaagtccaccttcaggttatcatccgaaccccttccagtattaagttgcaaagcaacagacaattgcattaagtattgcgcataatgtaatcaataactacatcctcggacatagcatcaatgttttatccctagtagcaacagcacatccataaccttaggggtttctgtcactccccagattcacggagacatgaacccactatcgagcataaatactccctcttggagttactagcatcaacttggccagagcctctactaataacggagagcatgcaagatcataaacaacacataggtaataacttgataattaacataacatggtattctctatccatcggatcccgacaaacacaacatatagcattacggatagatgatcttgatcatgttaggcagctcacaagatccaacaatgaagcacaatgaggagaagacaaccatctagctactgctatggacccatagtccaggggtgaactactcactcatcactccggaggtgaccatggcggtgaagagtcctccgggagatgaatcccctctcggcagggtgccggaggagatctccagaatccccgagatgggattggcggcggcgtctctggaaggttttccgtatcgtggttctctgtactggggttttcgcgacggaggctttaagtaggcggaagggcaacgtggggggccacacgagggccccacaccataggctggcgcggccaggggccaggccgcgccaccctatggtgtcggtgcctcgtggccccacttcgactcctcttcggtcttttggatgcttcgtggcaaaataggaccctgggcgttgatttcgtccaattccgagaatatttcgttactaggatttctgaaaccaaaaacagcagaaaacaacaactggctcttcggcatcttgttaataggttagttccagaaaatgcacgaatatgacataaagtgtgcataaaacatgtagatatcatcaataatgtggcatggaacataagaagttatagatacgtcggagacgtatcaattagtctatctataaagtttgtgaagttattgttgttgcaatcttgttgtgtttaatgcttgtcactaggacccgagtggcatgatcttagatttaagctctataattattgcttagattgtatctacaagttgtttgcacatgtctatgtccggaaccaaaggccccaaagtgacagaaattgggacaactggaagggaaggcttagatatgaggatcacatgttttcacggagtgttaatgctttgctccggtgctctattaaaaggagtaccttaatttccagtagattccctagaggcccggctgccaccggctggtaggacaaaagatgctgtacaagtttctcattgcgagcacgtatgactatgtatgggaaacatgcctacatgattaataatcttgatgttctgtcttagtgatatttcaatcctatcaattgcccaactgtaatttgttcacccaacacttgttattggagagttaccactagtgtagatagcttggaaccccggtccatctctcatcatcatatacttgttctacatgtcattggaagtagtatcaactattttctggtgtcattgctctcatattactgctactgctgctgtgttactgttactactgctctcatattactgctgctttcacatcacccctgttactagtgcttttccaggtgtcggatcaataaatttgggttttacttccctcgaagactgttgcgatcccctatacttgtgggttatcacgcggtcatgtaaagttagcccggaccgcttcatcccaccatcccgcaagatgaaaagtacactaaccaaaaacaacaagagcatcaacgcccacaaaaccattgtgttctactcgtgcaacagatctatgcacagACACGGCTCTGGTACCACtgttggggttcgttgcatagaaaacaaaaaatttctaccataGAACaaacccaagatccaatctaggaaaagccaagatctaatctatgaatatcgaagcaacgagatgtatgtgagactaaccctcgaagatttccaaagcctacgagattagatctcgttgttgatgtagtcgatcatcatgtgctgcaatccggcagcacttctgtactcggtcgtgcgtacggtgtcgatgaagcccgtcctatccccgttccagcgggcagcggaggtgtggtagatcccctcggaatcccagcagcacgacggcgtggtggtggtggtggaggagaaagctGCGGGGCTTCGCCAAGCTCGCGcaacatatggaggaggaagagagggcggCCGGGGTTTTCCGGATGGtgtgttggccggccaccccctccctctttatatagggggaggggtcggcctagggttccccACGGGCCCCACCTATCCcttttggccggccatggggggagacttttcttccccctcaagccttccccttatctcttcgtttaaacactttattttagagatagatcttatctctagatttaaaccatttaaattaagagatagatcttatctccaaggggtaggccggcctgggcccacatgtcatagtgggcaggccccaccatgccatgtggcacctacgtggcctctcccggggtggtgggcccactggtggccctctataaccttctagaagctccggtcaaaacaccggactttttctcgAACCCCGAaaaatgacttcccttatatgaatcttattctccggaccattccggacctcctcgtgatgtcctggatcccatccgagactccgaacaaaaacttcggactccatctcatattccgaatctacttatgcgacatcgaaccttaagcgcgtcaccctacggttcgtgaactatgtagacatggtcgagactcctctccgagcaataaccaatagcgggatctggagatccataatggctcccacatattcaacgatgacttagtgatcgattgaaccatttacatacgatgccgattccctttgtcacgcgatattttacttgtccgaggttcgatcatcggtatctccataccttgttcaacctcgttaccgacaagtactctttactcgttaccgtggtatgtcatctcttgtgatccaatcatatgcttgcaagctaatcagacgacattccaccgagagggcccagagtatatctatccgtcatcaggatggacaaatcccactattgacccatatgcctcaactcatacttttcaaatacttaatcccatctttataaccacccatttacgcaatggcgtttgatgtaatcaaagtacccttccggtgtaagtgatttacatgatctcatggtcgaaggacttacacaactatgtatcgaaagcttatagcaaattgaacttaatgacttgatcttatgctatgcttatttgggtgtatgtccattatatcattcacccaatgatataaccttgttattaacaacatccaatgttcatgatcacgaaaccatgatcatctatacaagagccttactagggactccttgttgtttacataacacacatgtatcaatgtttcggttaatacaattatagcatgggatgtaaatatttatcatgaacactaagatataacaataactaatttattattgcctcttgggcatatctccaacagttacaTGAGCTCCACCTGAGATTTCTTGCTTCACCTACTTTTCAGATGTTCTTAATCTTCGTTCGCAATGTTGTCCTGTTAGATAGCAGCAACAGTATAGGATACTGAACTGAAAACAGAACATAATATGTCCAGACCTCACAATTCTGGAGAACTTTATTTATGAACATTACGAATGTGTTTACAATCAGTTTCTGCAACATACATCACCCATGCCCCTATTTCTAATATACGCCGCTAACTCGAACTTCAGGAACTACATCACACAAGAATATAATTTCTATGTAAATTGTAGTACATTATCTAGAGACATGATGCCTTTTTTTTCTAGATTGGTGACACCACGGAAGGCAGAGCCAGAATCGCTGGGCTATTTGCCAAGCCAACAAGTTGTAAACCATCCAGACAAAAGTAAGACCATCATGCAATCTGCAGTCCTGAAATCCATTGCCTCCGCTTCCAGAACTCAACTAGCATAGACCAACACCTCACCATCATCATTCATCACAATCGCAGTTGAATTGGTGTAGAAATTCAGTTAAAACTCACATATTCAGAAGCAAATTGGTATCCAAATTCAGGTCGTCACCTGCAGCAACGATGAGATGCCGCTGGGTCTGATGTCGAGCTCAGCCACATGTCGCTCCATTGCTCGTACCCTCCACCGGATAAACCTCGCCTCGCTGCCTTCCGTGTCAGAGGCGCCCTTCAGCGGCTCCTCTAGCAGCAGCTCGCCGTCGCTGACGGCGAAGCCGAGGCTCTTGTAGTTGTAGAGCATGTCCAAGGCAGCGGCAGTGGAGGGTGAGCATGTTGAAAGAGGCGCCGGACTGCAAGTCACGCACGCAGAAGAAATTAATGAGgacggtggccttgatctcgtcgccCTTGGTCGGGCAAAAGGGCAAAACGAAGCTATGAgccctagatttttttttttttttgagctgatGAGCCCTAGATGTGATGCACGGAAGAACAGGGAGTTAGGGTTTTTTTGTGCAAAATTAGACTTTGGGTAAATCCAGAAGCGGGCATGTCATTGTAAATTTTTCTTCGACTCAACATGAGGCATACGATTTTAATCGTTCGGGTGCTATTCCTCGGGTGCATGAGTGCCGCAATGTGCCGGATTCATAAGATACGGACAATGCCTCGGCGCATTGGCGGTGCGCGTCGCCAAGctcctccttgccgccgcagcCGAGACGGATCAACTCCGCCCCAGGCACCGTCGCAGGCCCGTCGCCGCCCTCGGGGCTGAGGTGGCAGATTCGGCACGCCACGCCGTGGGCCATGGCCCCTTGCGTCGATGTCGGTGACCACCGACTCGGCCTTCCCCATTTCCGCCACGCCGACCGCGATGCTACGGCGCCGGCGCGACGCCATCATGGAGGCATCCCACTAATGGGTGAGCGTAGCAACGGTGATAGGAGGCTGCCTGCGGCGACGGGTTGGCTTGGGAAGCTGGTAGCGAGCCCGTCAGACCCGGAAAGACGACGCGCGTGGCATGCTCTGACGGTCTATCTGCCGTCTTGGCTCGGGTGCGGTCTGCGGTGTGCCCGTATGAGCACGGCAACAGTGCAGCACCATACGACAGCGCCGTCAGTCCATCCGAGTAACAGGAGATGCACACCGAAGTGAGATTAAGAACGGCCACTGTAAGAACCTGCAAGCGAATTCAGGCCCTAGACCTAATTAGAACATAGAGATGCATAATCCTTTATTCCCGCAACTGATACATTCGCCCGTATGCTTTCGTGGAGTCGTGGACAATGAATGCCAATCGAGGACACCCAAAATCAGAACAGACCGAAGAACGGAACCGGAATTACAAAGTGATGAGCAAAATACAGAATTGAATTGGCCCCGAAACGCGCGCATCCTCGCGGAGGAACAGCGCTACACGGGGGAGAGGAGCTGGGCGAGGCTGGGCCGGGGCTCAGACCTCATGCCGACGAGGACGACAAGGGGGATGAAGCCGTAGTGGGCGACCACCTTCGCCTTCTTCATCGCCCAAGTGCTCCACTCGCGCGCCAGCCGCGCCGTGCTCGCCGCCGACGACTCCGCCGCGTCCGCTGGGGACTTCCCCTTCCCCGCCGCTGCCGACGCCATGGCCGCTTCCGTCACACGCGTAGCAGAGAGGTGGATGATTTGGAAATTTCTGCCCTGTGATGGGAGGGGATGAGGCTGAAATGTCGGGATGTGGTGGGACTAGGCGCCAGGAGCCCAAGGACCCACGATGCCATGAGCCCATGAGTAGTAGAAACCACTGTCTAAATATTTTGTTGAAGCACTAATATTAAATATCTGCAAACACATACATATTTTGTTGGTTGTAAACTTTCTTTGTTAACTTGAGTGTCTGTAGATTTTGCCTCGTAGTAGGTTCTCGATATTGAGTTTCTACTAGCGGGTTTCCTATGGATGCAAAGGCGACCTCTTTCTAACCCCCTGCATGTGGGTAGTCTTATAAAGTGTACTGTTGTGAACTTTGCATTTCCCTTATTGCAAAGTAATGGAAAGGAAGGGGTAGCCCATATTGGATAAAAAAAACAGTACGCAAGTGTCATCCTACATGAATCACTGAATACACGAGATAATAATTTAAATAGTTTGTTTGAAGGGATTGTGCTTAATCTATTTTAATGACATTGTctaaaaaaggaaaaatgaaTGATACGAAATATGATGTAAATTCAGTGTTCCGGGTATGTACTTTTCAAAGATGGATGCTAGCGATGCATAGCAAAAGCACTATGACTAATATGCAACATTAATGTTGTGTGGTTTTACCTAGAAAAGTAAATTACTTATGTTTGTattttataaaattaaaattataaaAGTCTTGTATAAATACAAATCATACCTTGGCCTAGTTGCTCTTGCATGGACAATGTGCTTCGGATAGAGTTGTAATATCTTCGATTGTTCAAATCTCATCTCGGCTAGTCATAGCATGGTAGCCGGGGCACGTCAAGAGTAGTAGTATCGCAGACATTCACAAAATGTCCAGTCGTCTTGGAGGCAATGATAGTGCGAAGATAATACGAATCTCACTAACGAGCGATAACTCTTTGATGATACTGGAGTTGATAAACAAACACATAAATCGACAAAGATACATGAGATTATCCCTTTGTAGCCCGGTCTCGTCGATAGTGTCCGAGATTTGTCATTGATCCGTCGCAACAGTCCATGGAGTCCTGGATGTTAAGTCCAAATACAAACCTGAGGGATGAGGACTTAAGATGAGAGATCCCGTAGTTGTGGAGCTCCAAGTAATTCTTCCATCTTGTAGATCTTTAGCACTTTATGAGCATTGCTACATATGACACACTATCATTAGAAAAACACGGTAATCTAGGTTGCCTTTATAGGTTATGCTAGTAGCAATTACTTGTATAATGTAGAAGAGTTCCATAACATGCAAGACCTCCTCCATAATCACCAAGGGGTTAGACGTAGTACCTCATATCGACAATAAATATAGCCGAAATTTCACACACAAACAACACAATGTGTATTTTCTACATGGATTACGCGACGACTACTGTGCAACTTTGGGtgcaaaataaatgaaaataaaGCACCCCTCGATGTGAGACCAGATGTTCTGTCGCTAAATAACACAAGCatattgatgacgcgtgaagcacacgtccgttggaaaccccaagaagaaggtgtgatgcgtacagcagcaagtttctttcagtaagaaaccaaggttatcgaaccagtaggagatgaaggccacgtgaaggttgttggtgaaggagtgtagtgcggcgcaacaccaggaattccggcgccaacgtggaacttgcacaacacaatcaaaatactttgccccaacttaacagtgaggttgtcaatctcatccgcttgctgtaaacaaaggattaaacgtatggtgtggagaatgatgtttgtttgcaaagaacaacagagaacaatgattgcagtagattgtatttcagatgtaaaagaatggaccggggtccacagtttactagtggtgtctctccaataagataaatagcacgttgggtgaacaaattacagttgggcaattgacaaatagagagggcataacaatgcacatacatatcatgatgactactatgagttttacttagggcattacgacaaagaacatagaccgctatccggcatgcatctatgcctaaaagtccaccttcgggttagcatccgcaccccttccgagtattaagttgcaaacaacagacaattgcattaagtattgtgtgtaatgtaaacaatacaaatatccttagacaaagcattgatgtttatccctagtggcaacatcacatccataaccttaggggttgctgtcactcccccagattcaatggagacatgaacccactatcgagcataaatactccctcttggagtcacaagtatcaacttggccagagcctctactagcaacggagagcatgcaagatcataaacaacacatatatgatagatcgataatcaacttgacatagtgcttgatgtctacgggagcttctattcttgtagacagtgttgggcctccaagagcagaggtttgtagaacagcagcaagtttcccttaagtggatcacccaaggtttatcgaactcagggaggaagaggtcaaagatatccctctcatgcaaccctgcaaccacaaagcaagaagtctcttgtgtccccaacacacctaataggtgcactagttcggcgaagagatagtgaaatacaggtggtatgaataagtagtagcaacggcaccggaaaagtgctttgcccaggacgagtaaacaagcagtagtaacgcagcgagtagtaacgcgatagaaacgagtaaacaagcagcgatagcgatatttaggaacaaggcctagggattacactttcactagtggacactctcaacattgatcacataacagaatagataaatgcatactctacacttttgttggatgatgaacacattgcgtaggattacacgaaccctcaatgccggagttaacaagctccacaataatgctcatattttagtaacctttagtgtaagatagatcaaaagactaaaccaagtactagcatagcatgcacactgtcaccttcatgcatatgtaggaggaatagatcacatcaatattatcatagcaatagttaacttcgcaatctacaagagatcatgatcatagcataaaccaagtactaacacggatgcacacactgtcaccattacaccgtgcaggaggaataaaactactttaataacatcactagagtagcacatagaatagtggtgatacaaaactcatatgaatctcaatcatgtaaagcagctcatgagattattgtattgaggtacatgggagagagatgaaccacatagctacagcggagccctcagcctcgggggtggattactccctcctcatcatggaggcagcgatggcggtgaagatggcggtgaagacggcggtggagacggctccggggcaattccccgtcccggcgaggtgccggaacggagacttcgtcccccgaattggagtttcgcgatgtggcggcgccccggagtctttctcggaggttcgtcttttctgtcgatgtttttaggtcacgacggcttaaataggcgaagaatcggagtcggaggggccacggggtggtgccaccataggggcgcgcccccttgggccgcgcggccaggtggtgtgggccccccggcacccctccgactcttctccggtgctccggaagcttccgggaattataaggccttcggtcttgatttcgtccgattccgaaaatatttctttactaggatttcgaaaccaaaaacagcagaaaacagcaactggcctttcggcatctcgtcaataggttagttccgaaaaacacataaaaatgatataaagtgtgaacaaaacatgttggtattgtcataaaacaagcatggaacatcagaaattatagatacgttggagacgtatcaagcatccccaagcttagttcctactcgtcctcgagtaggtaaacgataaaagataatttcgaggtgacatgctaccaacataatcttaatcatactattgtaaagcatatgagatgaatgcagcgattcaaaacaatgttaatgcaatgagtaaacaattgaatcatatagcaaagacttttcatgaatagtactttcaagacaagcatcaataagtcttgcataagagttactcataaagcaataaattcaaagtaaagacattgaagcaacacaacggaagataaagtttcagcagttgctttcaacttgtaacatgtatatctcatggatagttgtcaatgcaaagcaatataacaagtgcaataagcaagtatgtaagaatcaatgcacagcttaacacaagtgtttgcttcttgaggtggagagagataggtgaactgactcaacataaaaggtaaaagaatggtccttcaaagaggaaagcatcgattgctatatttgtgctagagcttttattttgaaaacatgaaacaattttgtcaacggtagtaataaagcatatgagttatgtacattatatcttacaagttgcaagtctcatgcatagtatactaatagtgcccgcaccttgtcctaattaacttggactaccggatctttgcaatgcacatgttttgaccaagtgtcacaatggggtacctccatgccgcctgtacaaaggtctaaggagaaagctcgcattttggatttctcgcttttgattattctcaacttagacatccataccgggacaacatggacaacagataatggactcctctttaatgcataagcatgtggcaacaattattattctcatatgagattgaggatatatgtccaaaactgaaacttccaccatgaatcatggctttagttagcggcccaaagttcttctctaacaatatgcatgctccaaccatgaaggtggtagatctctcttgcttcggacaagacggacatgcatagcaactcacatgatattcaacaaagaatagttgatggcgtccccgaaacatggttatcgcacaacaagcaacttaataagagataaagtgcataagtacatattcaataccacaatagtttttaagctatttgtcccatgagctatatattgcaaaggtgaatgatggaattttaaaggtagcactcaagcaatttactttggaatggcggagaaataccatgtagtaggtaggtatggtggacacaaatggcatagtggttggctcaagtattttggatgcatgagaagtattccctctcgatacaaggcttaggctagcaaggttgtttgaagcaaacacaagcataaactagtacatcaaaactttacataaaagacatattacaagcattataagactatacatcgtcttccctgttgttcaaacacctcactagaaaatatctagactctagagaaaccactcatgcaaaccaaattttaacaagctctatgtatttcttcactaataggtgcaaagtatatgatgcaagagcttaaacaagagcactacagttgccaagtatcaagttattcaagacatcataccagttactacatgtagcattttccgtttccaaccatataacaattaacgaagcagtttcatccttcgccaagaaaattaaaagctaagaacacatgtgttcatacgaaccagcggagcgtgtctctctcccacacaagcatttattcaaacaaaaacaaaaacaagaaacatacagacgctccaagtaaagtacataagatgtgaccgaataaaaatatagtttcaagagaagaaacctgataatttgtcgatgaagaaggggatgccttgggcatccccaagcttagatgcttgagtcttcttgaaatatgcagggatgaaccaccggggcatccccaagcttagagctttcactctccttgatcatattgtatcatcctcctctcttgacccttgaaaacttcctccacaccaaactcgaaacaaacttattagagggttagtgcataattaaaaattcacatgttcagaggtgacacaatcattcttaacacttctggacattgctcaaagctactggaaggtaatggaacaaagaaatccacccaacacagcgaaagaagcaatgcgaaataaaaggcagaatctgtcaaaacagaacagtccgaaaagacgaattttaaaagggcaccagacttgctcaaatgaaaatgctcaaattgaatgaaagttgcgtacatatctgaggatcactcacgtaaattggcttaattttctgagttacctacagagaattagacccagattcgtgacagcaaagaaatctgtttctgcgcagtaatccaaatctagtacttactttactatcaaagactttacttggcacaacaaaactcaaaactaagataaggagaggttgctacagtagtaaacaacttccaagacacaaatataaaacaaaaatactgtagcaaaataacacatgggttatctcccaagaagttctttctttatagccattaagatgggctcagcagttttaatgttgtgctcgcaggaaatagtttttggagcaaaaagagagcttcaagaggtaaattcaaaacaaatttaagtctaacatgcttcctat contains:
- the LOC124668151 gene encoding mitochondrial import receptor subunit TOM7-1 is translated as MASAAAGKGKSPADAAESSAASTARLAREWSTWAMKKAKVVAHYGFIPLVVLVGMRSEPRPSLAQLLSPV